Part of the Pedobacter roseus genome is shown below.
TAATCGAAATCAGCATCTACAATTTTAATGCTTTTAACATGTACCGATTTAAAGGTTTTCGAAATCTGCTCATAAAGCGATTTTTCATCTTTTATGGTATCGGGTTTCCTGGTAACCTTATTAAAAATCATGTTGATGGAGGGTTGCTGTAAAAGAATTTCATTTACATCTATCCGCTTTTTAAAGTAGGCCGTTAATATTCCAACCCTCGTAATCTGCAGTTTTTTTAATTTAAGTTCGAAAGTATGGGCGGGTGCCAGTTGTTTTTTCTTCAGGCTGTCGAAAACCGAAGTATCCGGCATTAGCGTAACGTCCCTTAAGGCCAAACTGCCTGTAATTACATTCAAGTTAATGCTTTTAAAATCGATCCGGTACAAATGGTGAGAGCCATTGTAAACGCCCTCTTTTATTTTTTCGCTAAGTATAGGTTTCCATCTGGCGCTTAAAAGCATGGCGCCAAACGCTACAATTAATACCAGTATGCCGAATATACTTCCTATCCAGGTCCAAATTTTATTTCTATTCTGCGTGTTCATAAGGGGATGGCTTATCGATAGGTAACAGATGGAAACGCGAAAGGTTTTTTGATAGAAAGCGAAAAGACTAAAGGGCAGCGTATTGTTAAATTATTTTATTGTTAAAATTGCTTTTGGAGCGCAGAGGCGGTATAAGTAACATTGTTTGCTCCTTTGCTTCGCTTGTAAGCTTTGGCCGTCGTGCCTAATGGCCTGCAGGGTACCGCTTCGCCAAGGGCTAATTTGGTTAGGCTTGTGGCATGGAAACCCCTCATAGCCGCAAGAACAGTTGTAACGTAACCCGACCGTAGCGGGATGCCACAATTTTTTCAATTGGGGCAGAAGCGGTGGCGGGACTGAAGTCCGCCATTAACAACGAACCTTACATTTCCAAAAACTTTTTATCTCAGTCCGTAAGAATGGGAAACCATAATGTCGCTAACCGCAGATCATAATCCCACTGTAAACATTTAAACAAAATATGTCAAATTGTCACTTTTAATTAAATTTATGTATTTTTGCAATCCCCAAAAGTTTTTAAATAATGATTGATTTACAAGTTCCAGATAAGACGCATGATGAAGCCAGACAAGGTGAAGCTTTAATTTTAGATGCGCCAGTAAAAGCCGATGCCCGTAAATTATATATCGAAAGTTATGGCTGCGCCATGAATTTTGCTGATAGCGAGATTGTTGCTTCTATTCTTTCGGAAACTGGATTTGAAACCACCGGGGATTACCATCAGGCAGATGTGATCTTCATTAATACCTGCTCTATCCGCGAAAACGCCGAAACCAGGGTAAGAAATCGTTTATCGCAATTTGGGGTAGAAAAACGCCGTAACCCGAAATTAATTGTTGGGGTATTGGGCTGTATGGCCGAGCGCTTAAAATCTAAATTTTTAGAAGAAGAACGTTTGGTTGATGTAGTGGTTGGGCCAGATGCTTACCGCGACTTGCCTAATTTAATTGAACAGGTAGAAAGCGGGCATAAAGCTGTTAACGTGTTGTTATCACGCGAAGAAACTTATGCAGATATCAGTCCGGTTCGTTTAAACAGCAACGGAATCACTGCATTTATTTCCATCACCAGAGGTTGCAATAATATGTGCTCTTTCTGTGTGGTGCCTTTTACCCGTGGCCGCGAACGTAGCCGCGATGCCCATTCGATTGTGGAAGAAGCAAAAGGATTGTTTGAAGCAGGCTACCGTGAAGTGACGCTTTTAGGTCAGAATGTGGATTCGTATACCTGGACCTCTGAAGATGGAACAGAAACCGTAAACTTTGCCCAATTGTTGGAGCAAACTGCTTTGGTTAGCCCTGATTTAAGGGTGCGTTTCTCTACTTCACATCCAAAAGATATTACTGACGAGGTTTTATATACCATCGCCAAATACGATAACATCTGTAATTACATTCACTTGCCCGTTCAATCTGGTAATACCCGTGTGTTGGAATTAATGAACAGGACTTATACCCGTGAGTGGTACATTAACCGCATTGATGCCATCCGAAATATTATTCCTGGTTGTGCAATTTCTACCGATATTATCGCAGGTTTCTGCACCGAAACGGAAGAAGAGCACCAGGAAACCCTGAGCATGATGGATTATGTGCAATATGATTTTGCCTATAATTTCACCTATTCGGAAAGACCGGGAACTTTAGCGGCCCGTAAACTGGAAGATGATATTCCTGAAGAGGTGAAAAAACGCCGTTTAGCCGAAATTTTGGCCAAACAACAGGCACATTCGTTAATGCGTTTACAGGAATGGGTAGGTAAAACCGTGCGCGTACTGATTGAAGGCACTTCTAAAAAATCAGATCTTGATTATTGCGGAAGGGGCGACAGTGGCGCAATGGCTATTTTTCCTGCCATCGAAGGTGTTAAACCTGGTGAATACGCCAATGTATTGATCGAAAAATGTACTTCAGCTACGCTGATCGGGAAAATAGTTTAAGAAAGGTTGAGGGTAGAGGTAGTGGACATAAGGTCTGATATCTCAAATCTCAATACTCAAATCTAAAGAATGGATACACAAAATATTAAACAGCGGTTCGGTATAATTGGCAATTCGCCTTTACTTAACCGTGCCATAGATATTGCAAGCCAGGTAGCACCAACCGATATGTCGGTATTAATTACCGGTGAAAGTGGTAGTGGTAAGGAGGTTTTCTCGCAGATTATCCATCAAATGAGTGCCCGTAAACACGGTGCCTTTATTGCGGTAAACTGCGGTGCTATTCCCGAAGGAACAATAGATTCTGAGCTTTTTGGTCACGAAAAAGGATCCTTTACCGGTGCGCACGAAGCCCGTAAAGGATATTTTGAGGTGGCAAATGGCGGTACC
Proteins encoded:
- the miaB gene encoding tRNA (N6-isopentenyl adenosine(37)-C2)-methylthiotransferase MiaB, whose protein sequence is MIDLQVPDKTHDEARQGEALILDAPVKADARKLYIESYGCAMNFADSEIVASILSETGFETTGDYHQADVIFINTCSIRENAETRVRNRLSQFGVEKRRNPKLIVGVLGCMAERLKSKFLEEERLVDVVVGPDAYRDLPNLIEQVESGHKAVNVLLSREETYADISPVRLNSNGITAFISITRGCNNMCSFCVVPFTRGRERSRDAHSIVEEAKGLFEAGYREVTLLGQNVDSYTWTSEDGTETVNFAQLLEQTALVSPDLRVRFSTSHPKDITDEVLYTIAKYDNICNYIHLPVQSGNTRVLELMNRTYTREWYINRIDAIRNIIPGCAISTDIIAGFCTETEEEHQETLSMMDYVQYDFAYNFTYSERPGTLAARKLEDDIPEEVKKRRLAEILAKQQAHSLMRLQEWVGKTVRVLIEGTSKKSDLDYCGRGDSGAMAIFPAIEGVKPGEYANVLIEKCTSATLIGKIV